A region of Methyloversatilis discipulorum DNA encodes the following proteins:
- a CDS encoding response regulator, producing MNSTHDDTPIRILLVDDHTLFRRGLTALLSRDPKLQIVGDAADAGEAQRRAEALQPDVILLDNHLPGVNGVDALPALREAAPGARLIMLTISEDGEDLAAALRAGASGYLLKTMEGEALSRAIHRAMRGEPVVADEMTGKLVEVFRQAATPTPAAAETPPQSGALSPRETDILRGIARGDSNKVIARDLGIAETTVKIHVQHILRKLGVASRVQVAVIAVERGLI from the coding sequence ATGAACAGTACGCACGACGACACACCGATACGCATCCTGCTGGTCGATGACCACACCCTGTTCCGCCGTGGTCTGACCGCCCTGCTGTCGCGCGACCCGAAGCTGCAGATCGTCGGCGACGCCGCCGACGCGGGAGAGGCGCAGCGGCGCGCCGAGGCACTACAGCCCGACGTCATCCTGCTCGACAACCACTTGCCCGGCGTCAATGGTGTCGACGCGCTGCCGGCGCTGCGCGAGGCGGCGCCGGGCGCGCGTCTGATCATGCTCACCATCAGCGAGGACGGCGAAGATCTGGCCGCCGCGCTGCGCGCCGGCGCCAGCGGCTATCTGCTGAAGACGATGGAGGGCGAAGCGCTGTCGCGGGCCATCCATCGCGCCATGCGCGGCGAGCCGGTGGTGGCCGACGAAATGACCGGCAAGCTGGTCGAGGTATTCCGCCAGGCGGCCACCCCGACGCCCGCTGCGGCCGAGACGCCGCCCCAGAGCGGCGCACTGTCGCCGCGCGAAACCGACATCCTGCGCGGCATCGCCCGCGGCGACAGCAACAAGGTGATCGCCCGCGACCTCGGCATTGCCGAAACCACGGTGAAGATCCACGTGCAGCACATCCTGCGCAAGCTGGGCGTCGCCTCGCGCGTACAGGTCGCCGTCATCGCGGTGGAACGCGGCCTGATCTGA
- a CDS encoding MFS transporter gives MTRKGQALSVLIVSTLAFTVCFMVWMMFGVIGIPIKKALDLNATQFGLLTATPVLTGSLVRVPLGIWTDKYGGRIVMTLLMAATVPAIWMMSYATEYWHFLVIGLFVGLAGGSFSVGTPYVARWFPKEQQGFAMGVYGAGNSGAAVNKFVAPALLVAFGWTMVPQVYAAIMLGTVIIFWLFSHSDPAHLVPSNVRFVDQLKALKDPRVLKYCQYYSIVFGGYVALSLWMVQYYVGEYGLDIRAAALLAACFSLPGGVLRAIGGWLSDKYGAHSVTWWVLWVSWICLFLLSYPQTQFTVVTINGEQTFHIGLNVYAFTGLMFILGIAWAFGKASVFKYISNDYPANIGTISGIVGLAGGLGGFVLPIMFGALLDLTGIRSSAFMLMYGVVWVSLIWMYFTEVRRTPLMDSTSAAQS, from the coding sequence ATGACCAGGAAAGGGCAGGCACTGTCGGTGCTGATCGTCAGCACCCTGGCGTTCACCGTGTGCTTCATGGTGTGGATGATGTTCGGCGTGATCGGCATACCGATCAAGAAGGCGCTCGATCTCAACGCCACCCAGTTCGGTCTGCTGACCGCCACGCCGGTGCTCACCGGCTCGCTGGTGCGGGTGCCGCTGGGCATCTGGACCGACAAGTACGGCGGTCGCATCGTGATGACGCTGCTGATGGCGGCCACCGTGCCGGCGATCTGGATGATGAGCTATGCCACCGAGTACTGGCATTTCCTCGTCATCGGCCTGTTCGTCGGCCTGGCCGGCGGTTCGTTCTCGGTCGGCACGCCCTATGTCGCGCGCTGGTTCCCGAAGGAGCAGCAGGGCTTCGCGATGGGCGTGTATGGCGCTGGCAACTCGGGCGCGGCGGTCAACAAGTTCGTCGCACCGGCCCTGCTGGTCGCTTTCGGCTGGACCATGGTGCCGCAGGTGTACGCCGCCATCATGCTCGGCACCGTCATCATCTTCTGGCTGTTCAGCCACAGCGACCCGGCCCACCTGGTGCCGAGCAATGTGCGCTTCGTCGACCAGCTCAAGGCGCTGAAGGACCCGCGCGTGCTGAAGTACTGCCAGTACTACAGCATCGTGTTCGGCGGTTACGTCGCGCTCAGCCTGTGGATGGTGCAGTACTACGTCGGCGAGTACGGCCTCGACATCCGTGCCGCCGCGCTGCTGGCCGCCTGTTTCTCGCTGCCCGGCGGCGTGCTTCGCGCGATCGGCGGCTGGCTGTCCGACAAGTACGGCGCGCACAGCGTCACCTGGTGGGTGCTGTGGGTGAGCTGGATCTGCCTCTTCCTGCTCAGCTACCCGCAGACGCAATTCACCGTCGTCACCATCAACGGTGAGCAGACCTTCCATATCGGTCTGAACGTGTATGCCTTCACCGGCCTGATGTTCATCCTCGGCATCGCCTGGGCCTTCGGCAAGGCCAGCGTGTTCAAGTACATCAGCAACGACTACCCCGCCAACATCGGCACCATCAGCGGCATCGTCGGCCTGGCCGGCGGCCTTGGCGGCTTCGTGCTGCCCATCATGTTCGGTGCCCTGCTCGATCTGACCGGCATACGCTCCAGCGCCTTCATGTTGATGTACGGCGTGGTGTGGGTGTCGCTGATCTGGATGTACTTCACCGAAGTCCGCCGCACCCCGCTGATGGACAGCACGTCCGCAGCCCAGTCCTGA
- a CDS encoding MFS transporter gives MNASTHAGTRPVQGAPRGPDVEDWRPEDDAFWESTGKKVAYRNLWISIPALLCGFAVWGMWGIITVQMLNLGFPFTQDQLFTLTAIAGISGATMRIPASFLIRLAGGRNTIFLTTAMLLAPAIGTGIALQHTDWPLWVFQLMALWCGVGGGNFASSMSNISTFFPKRLQGTALGLNAGLGNFGVTTMQIVIPLVMTVPLLGAFGGEPMTLMKDSGWIFGKIAAGTPTWIQNAGFAWVLSLVPLSILCWFGMNNLKAVSPDTGNPIVAFSKITYLYTLAFVPAIFMLYLYLPAPTGLGLLNMWVAIPLDIIMALTVMKLAAFGPMREGVTRQFKIFSDKHTWSMTILYIVTFGSFIGFSMALPLAMKVIFGVSHVPDANGVMQHTLPNPNAPTVLAFAWIGPFVGAAVRPLGGWISDKWGGSIVTQIISLVMVVASVAVGYVMKLAYSSATPEQYFPMFLGLFIVLFFASGIGNGSTFRTIGVIFDRQQAGPVLGWTSAVAAYGAFIAPVVIGAQIKAGTPELAMYGFAAFYAICLFINWWFYLRRNAYVKNP, from the coding sequence ATGAACGCAAGCACACACGCCGGCACCCGTCCGGTACAGGGCGCCCCCCGCGGCCCCGATGTCGAGGACTGGCGGCCGGAGGACGATGCCTTCTGGGAATCGACCGGCAAGAAGGTGGCCTACCGCAACCTGTGGATCTCGATTCCCGCGCTGCTGTGCGGATTCGCGGTCTGGGGCATGTGGGGCATCATCACCGTGCAGATGCTCAACCTGGGCTTTCCCTTCACCCAGGACCAGCTGTTCACGCTGACCGCCATCGCCGGCATCTCCGGCGCCACGATGCGCATCCCGGCCTCCTTCCTGATCCGCCTGGCCGGTGGCCGCAACACCATCTTCCTGACCACGGCAATGCTGCTGGCGCCGGCCATCGGTACCGGCATCGCGCTGCAGCACACCGACTGGCCGCTGTGGGTGTTCCAGCTGATGGCGCTGTGGTGCGGCGTCGGCGGCGGCAATTTCGCCAGTTCGATGTCCAACATCAGCACCTTCTTCCCGAAGCGGCTGCAGGGCACCGCGCTGGGCCTCAACGCCGGCCTCGGCAACTTCGGCGTGACGACGATGCAGATCGTCATCCCGCTGGTGATGACCGTGCCGCTGCTCGGCGCCTTCGGCGGCGAGCCGATGACGCTGATGAAGGACAGCGGCTGGATCTTCGGCAAGATCGCCGCCGGCACACCGACCTGGATCCAGAACGCCGGCTTCGCCTGGGTGCTGTCGCTGGTGCCGCTATCCATCCTGTGCTGGTTCGGCATGAACAACCTGAAGGCGGTGTCGCCCGACACCGGCAACCCCATCGTCGCCTTCTCGAAGATCACCTATCTGTACACGCTGGCCTTCGTACCCGCGATCTTCATGCTCTATCTGTACCTGCCGGCGCCGACCGGTCTGGGCCTGCTGAACATGTGGGTGGCGATTCCGCTCGACATCATCATGGCGCTGACGGTGATGAAGCTCGCCGCCTTCGGCCCGATGCGCGAAGGCGTGACCCGGCAGTTCAAGATCTTCAGCGACAAGCACACATGGTCGATGACCATCCTGTACATCGTCACCTTCGGTTCCTTCATCGGTTTCTCGATGGCGCTGCCGCTGGCGATGAAGGTGATCTTCGGCGTCAGCCACGTGCCCGATGCCAATGGCGTCATGCAGCACACGCTGCCGAACCCGAACGCGCCCACCGTGCTGGCCTTCGCCTGGATCGGCCCCTTCGTCGGCGCCGCCGTGCGCCCTCTCGGCGGCTGGATCTCCGACAAGTGGGGCGGCTCCATCGTCACGCAGATCATCTCGCTGGTGATGGTCGTCGCGTCGGTGGCGGTCGGTTACGTGATGAAGCTGGCCTACAGCTCGGCCACGCCCGAGCAGTACTTCCCGATGTTCCTCGGCCTGTTCATCGTGCTGTTCTTTGCCAGCGGCATCGGCAACGGTTCGACCTTCCGCACCATCGGCGTCATCTTCGATCGCCAGCAGGCCGGCCCGGTGCTGGGCTGGACGTCCGCGGTCGCCGCCTACGGCGCCTTCATCGCACCGGTGGTCATCGGTGCGCAGATCAAGGCCGGCACGCCCGAGCTCGCGATGTACGGCTTCGCCGCGTTCTACGCGATCTGCCTGTTCATCAACTGGTGGTTCTACCTGCGCCGCAATGCGTACGTGAAGAACCCCTGA
- the narH gene encoding nitrate reductase subunit beta produces MKIRAQIGMVLNLDKCIGCHTCSVTCKNVWTSRPGMEYAWFNNVETKPGIGYPKEWENQDKWQGGWMRKSDGSIAPRQGGKWQLLMKIFANPHLPEIDDYYEPFTFDYDHLQSAPEMKAAPTARPRSLITGQRMEKIEWGPNWEEILGGEFSKRSKDKNFDEVQKDIYGQFENTFMMYLPRLCEHCLNPACVASCPSGSIYKREEDGIVLIDQDKCRGWRMCVSGCPYKKIYYNWQSGKAEKCIFCYPRIEAGQPTVCSETCVGRIRYLGVLLYDADRIQEAASVEHDRDLYQAQLDIFLDPNDPKVIEQARADGIPDSWMEAARRSPVYKMAVEWKVALPLHPEYRTLPMVWYVPPLSPITAAANAGQVGVNGEIPDVNQLRIPVKYLANLLTAGDTQPVVRALERMLAMRAYQREKHVDGRINTAALTQVGISQAAVEDMYHVMAIANYEDRFVIPSAHREYAENAFDVRGGCGFSFGNGCSEGSSDSSLFGGNKRRTIPIKAVV; encoded by the coding sequence ATGAAAATACGCGCTCAAATCGGCATGGTGCTCAACCTCGACAAGTGCATCGGTTGCCACACCTGCTCGGTCACCTGCAAGAACGTGTGGACCAGCCGTCCCGGCATGGAATACGCGTGGTTCAACAACGTCGAAACCAAGCCCGGCATCGGTTACCCGAAGGAATGGGAGAACCAGGACAAGTGGCAGGGTGGCTGGATGCGCAAGAGCGACGGCTCGATCGCGCCGCGCCAGGGCGGCAAGTGGCAGCTTCTGATGAAGATCTTCGCCAACCCGCATCTGCCGGAAATCGACGACTACTACGAGCCCTTCACCTTCGACTACGACCACCTGCAGTCGGCGCCCGAAATGAAGGCGGCGCCGACCGCGCGGCCGCGCAGCCTGATCACCGGCCAGCGCATGGAAAAGATTGAATGGGGCCCGAACTGGGAGGAGATTCTCGGCGGCGAATTCTCGAAGCGCTCGAAGGACAAGAACTTCGACGAGGTGCAGAAGGACATCTACGGCCAGTTCGAGAACACCTTCATGATGTACCTGCCGCGGCTGTGCGAGCACTGCCTGAACCCGGCCTGCGTCGCCAGCTGCCCGTCCGGCTCGATCTACAAGCGCGAAGAGGACGGCATCGTGCTGATCGACCAGGACAAGTGCCGCGGCTGGCGCATGTGCGTGTCCGGCTGTCCGTACAAGAAGATCTACTACAACTGGCAATCGGGGAAAGCAGAGAAGTGCATCTTCTGCTACCCGCGCATCGAAGCCGGCCAGCCCACCGTGTGCTCGGAAACCTGCGTCGGCCGCATCCGCTACCTCGGCGTGCTGCTGTATGACGCCGACCGCATCCAGGAAGCGGCTTCGGTCGAACATGACCGCGACCTCTACCAGGCCCAGCTCGACATCTTCCTCGACCCGAACGATCCGAAGGTGATCGAACAGGCCCGTGCCGACGGCATCCCCGATTCGTGGATGGAAGCCGCCCGCCGCAGCCCGGTCTACAAGATGGCGGTGGAGTGGAAGGTGGCGCTGCCGCTGCACCCGGAATACCGCACGCTGCCCATGGTGTGGTACGTGCCACCGCTGTCGCCGATCACCGCCGCCGCCAACGCCGGCCAGGTCGGTGTCAATGGCGAGATTCCGGACGTGAACCAGCTGCGCATTCCGGTCAAATACCTCGCCAACCTGCTTACCGCCGGCGACACGCAACCGGTCGTGCGCGCACTCGAACGCATGCTGGCGATGCGCGCCTACCAGCGCGAGAAGCACGTCGATGGTCGCATCAATACCGCGGCATTGACCCAGGTCGGCATCAGCCAGGCCGCGGTCGAGGACATGTACCACGTGATGGCGATCGCCAACTACGAGGACCGCTTCGTCATTCCGTCGGCCCACCGCGAGTACGCGGAGAACGCCTTCGACGTGCGCGGCGGCTGCGGCTTCTCATTCGGTAACGGCTGCTCGGAAGGCAGTTCCGACAGCAGCCTGTTCGGCGGCAACAAGCGCCGGACCATCCCGATCAAGGCGGTGGTATGA
- a CDS encoding nitrate reductase subunit alpha: MSHFLDRLTHFSAPKESFSGDHGIATGEDRSWEDAYRDRWAHDKIVRSTHGVNCTGSCSWKIYVKGGIVTWETQQTDYPRTRWDMPNHEPRGCARGASYSWYLYSANRVKYPMVRGRLLKSWREARLKHGPVEAWASIVENDAKRRDYQQVRGLGGFVRSSWDEVNELVAAANVYTIKKHGPDRIIGFSPIPAMSMVSYAAGSRYLSLIGGVCMSFYDWYCDLPPSSPQIWGEQTDVPESADWYNSTYIIAWGSNVPQTRTPDAHFFTEVRYKGAKTVAVTPDYAEISKLADLWLHPKQGTDAAVAMAMGHVILKEFYFGSAAERRAAPSEADPLGGRAPRSGDLGAGRSAYFDDYARRYTDLPMLVLLKEHTLPNGKTVMVPDRYVRASDFNGKLGQANNPDWKTVAFDENGRVVLPNGAIGFRWGPDGRADAGQWNLEAKEARHGGDVKLKLSVLEGDTTPVEHTQVAFPYFGGIEHEHFPNSPQGGGDVLLRTVPVQRIALGKAGDKRDALVATVFDLQVANYGVGRGLPGDTGASSYDQDIAYTPAWQEKITGVPRDQIITVARQFADNADKTRGKSMVIIGAAMNHWYHCDMNYRGIINMLMMCGCIGQSGGGWAHYVGQEKLRPQTGWTALAFALDWIRPPRQQNSTSFFYAHTDQWRYEKLGVEEVLSPLADKSLFGGSMIDYNVRAERMGWLPSAPQLKTNPIQVVRDANAAGVDPKDYAVGALKNGQLELSCEDPDAPQNWPRNMFVWRSNILGSSGKGHEYFLKHLLGTSNGVQGKDLGSDDAKPQEVKWHTEAPEGKLDLLVTLDFRMSTTCLYSDIVLPTATWYEKNDLNTSDMHPFIHPLSTAVDPAWQSKSDWDIYKGFAKKFSEVCVGHLGVERELVLTPLMHDSPAELAQPFGVADWKRGECDLIPGKTAPQMTVVERDYPNVYKRFTAVGPLLTKVGNGGKGIAWNTQDEVRQLGELNGLVTDEGATKGMPKIDSDIDACEVVMMLAPETNGQVAVKAWKALGKQTGRDHEHLAIYREDEKIRFRDIQAQPRKIISSPTWSGLESEKVSYNAGYTNVHELIPWRTLTGRQQFYQDHPWMRAFGEGFVSYRPPVDLKTTAAIAGIKSNGNPEIQLNFITPHQKWGIHSTYSDNLHMLTLNRGGPVIWLSEDDAKKAGIVDNDWVELFNVNGAITARAVVSQRVNPGMVLMYHAQEKIINTPGSEITGARGGIHNSVTRIVLKPTHMIGGYAQLSYGFNYYGTIGTNRDEFVVVRKMKRIDWLDGEAAATDTAHA; encoded by the coding sequence ATGAGCCACTTTCTCGACCGACTGACCCACTTCTCCGCCCCGAAGGAGAGCTTCTCGGGCGATCACGGCATCGCCACCGGCGAAGACCGCAGCTGGGAGGATGCCTACCGCGACCGCTGGGCGCACGACAAGATCGTGCGCTCCACCCACGGCGTGAACTGCACCGGTTCCTGCTCGTGGAAGATCTACGTCAAGGGCGGCATCGTCACCTGGGAAACCCAGCAGACCGACTACCCGCGCACCCGCTGGGACATGCCCAACCACGAGCCGCGCGGCTGTGCGCGCGGTGCCAGCTACAGCTGGTACCTTTACAGCGCCAACCGCGTGAAGTATCCGATGGTGCGCGGCCGCCTGCTCAAGAGCTGGCGCGAGGCGCGCCTGAAGCATGGCCCGGTCGAAGCCTGGGCCTCCATCGTCGAGAACGACGCGAAGCGCCGTGACTACCAGCAGGTGCGCGGCCTCGGCGGCTTCGTCCGCTCCAGCTGGGACGAGGTGAACGAGCTGGTCGCCGCCGCCAACGTCTACACCATCAAGAAGCACGGCCCGGACCGCATCATCGGCTTCTCGCCGATCCCGGCGATGTCGATGGTGAGCTATGCCGCCGGCAGCCGCTACCTGAGCCTGATCGGTGGCGTCTGCATGAGCTTCTACGACTGGTACTGCGACCTGCCGCCGTCCAGCCCGCAGATCTGGGGCGAACAGACCGACGTGCCGGAATCGGCCGACTGGTACAACTCGACCTACATCATCGCCTGGGGCTCCAACGTGCCGCAGACGCGCACGCCGGACGCCCACTTCTTCACCGAGGTCCGCTACAAGGGCGCGAAGACCGTCGCCGTCACGCCCGACTACGCCGAGATCAGCAAGCTGGCCGACCTCTGGCTGCACCCGAAACAGGGCACCGACGCCGCGGTGGCGATGGCCATGGGCCACGTCATCCTGAAGGAGTTCTACTTTGGCAGCGCCGCAGAGCGCCGGGCCGCCCCAAGCGAGGCGGACCCCCTCGGGGGGCGGGCGCCGCGCAGCGGCGACCTGGGGGCCGGAAGATCTGCGTACTTCGATGATTACGCGCGCCGCTACACCGATCTGCCCATGCTGGTGCTGCTGAAGGAACACACCCTGCCCAACGGCAAGACGGTGATGGTGCCGGACCGCTACGTGCGCGCCAGCGACTTCAACGGAAAGCTGGGGCAGGCCAACAATCCTGACTGGAAAACGGTCGCCTTCGACGAGAACGGCCGCGTCGTACTGCCCAACGGCGCCATCGGCTTCCGCTGGGGCCCGGACGGCCGCGCCGACGCTGGCCAGTGGAACCTCGAAGCGAAGGAAGCGCGCCACGGCGGCGACGTGAAGCTGAAACTGTCGGTGCTCGAAGGCGATACCACCCCGGTCGAGCACACGCAGGTCGCCTTCCCCTACTTCGGCGGCATCGAGCACGAACACTTCCCGAACAGCCCGCAGGGCGGCGGCGACGTGCTGCTGCGCACGGTGCCGGTGCAGCGCATCGCGCTCGGCAAGGCAGGCGACAAGCGCGACGCACTGGTGGCCACCGTGTTCGACCTGCAGGTCGCGAACTACGGCGTCGGCCGCGGTCTTCCCGGCGACACCGGTGCGAGCAGCTACGATCAGGACATCGCCTACACGCCCGCCTGGCAGGAGAAGATCACCGGCGTGCCGCGCGACCAGATCATCACGGTTGCCCGCCAGTTCGCCGACAACGCCGACAAGACCCGCGGTAAGTCCATGGTCATCATCGGCGCGGCGATGAACCACTGGTACCACTGCGACATGAACTACCGCGGCATCATCAACATGCTGATGATGTGCGGTTGCATCGGCCAGAGCGGCGGCGGCTGGGCGCACTACGTCGGGCAGGAGAAGCTGCGCCCGCAGACCGGCTGGACCGCGCTCGCCTTCGCACTCGACTGGATACGCCCGCCGCGGCAGCAGAACTCGACCAGCTTCTTCTACGCGCACACCGACCAGTGGCGCTACGAAAAGCTCGGCGTCGAGGAAGTGCTGTCCCCGCTCGCCGACAAGTCGCTGTTCGGCGGCAGCATGATCGACTACAACGTGCGCGCCGAGCGCATGGGCTGGCTGCCCAGCGCGCCGCAGCTGAAGACCAACCCGATCCAGGTGGTGCGCGACGCCAACGCGGCGGGCGTCGATCCGAAGGACTACGCGGTCGGCGCGCTGAAGAACGGCCAGCTCGAACTGAGCTGCGAGGACCCGGACGCGCCGCAGAACTGGCCGCGCAACATGTTCGTGTGGCGCTCCAACATCCTCGGTTCCAGCGGCAAGGGCCACGAGTACTTCCTGAAGCACCTGCTGGGCACCAGCAACGGCGTGCAGGGCAAGGACCTCGGCTCGGACGACGCCAAGCCGCAGGAAGTGAAGTGGCACACGGAAGCGCCCGAAGGCAAGCTCGACCTGCTGGTGACGCTCGATTTCCGCATGAGCACCACCTGCCTGTATTCGGACATCGTGCTGCCGACCGCCACCTGGTACGAGAAGAACGACCTCAATACCAGCGACATGCACCCCTTCATCCACCCGCTGTCGACCGCGGTCGACCCGGCCTGGCAGTCGAAGAGCGACTGGGACATCTACAAGGGCTTCGCCAAGAAGTTCAGCGAAGTGTGCGTCGGCCACCTCGGCGTCGAACGCGAACTGGTGCTGACGCCGCTGATGCACGACAGCCCGGCCGAACTGGCCCAGCCCTTCGGCGTCGCCGACTGGAAGCGCGGCGAGTGCGATCTGATCCCGGGCAAGACGGCGCCGCAGATGACGGTGGTCGAGCGCGACTACCCGAACGTCTACAAGCGCTTCACCGCGGTCGGCCCGCTGCTGACCAAGGTGGGCAACGGCGGCAAGGGCATCGCCTGGAACACGCAGGACGAGGTGCGCCAGCTTGGCGAACTGAACGGTCTGGTGACCGATGAGGGCGCGACCAAGGGCATGCCGAAGATCGACAGCGACATCGACGCCTGCGAAGTGGTGATGATGCTGGCGCCGGAAACCAACGGCCAGGTCGCGGTGAAGGCGTGGAAGGCGCTGGGCAAGCAGACCGGGCGCGATCACGAGCACCTGGCCATCTATCGCGAGGACGAGAAGATCCGCTTCCGCGACATCCAGGCGCAGCCGCGCAAGATCATCTCGTCGCCGACGTGGTCCGGACTGGAGAGCGAGAAGGTGTCGTACAACGCCGGCTATACCAATGTGCATGAACTGATCCCATGGCGCACGCTGACCGGCCGTCAGCAGTTCTACCAGGACCATCCGTGGATGCGCGCCTTCGGCGAAGGCTTCGTCAGCTACCGCCCGCCGGTGGACCTGAAGACCACGGCGGCGATCGCTGGCATCAAGAGCAACGGCAATCCGGAGATCCAGCTCAACTTCATCACGCCGCACCAGAAGTGGGGCATCCACTCGACCTACAGCGACAACCTGCACATGCTGACGCTGAACCGCGGCGGCCCGGTGATCTGGCTGTCCGAGGACGACGCGAAGAAGGCCGGCATCGTCGATAACGACTGGGTCGAACTGTTCAACGTGAATGGCGCGATCACCGCGCGCGCCGTGGTGAGCCAGCGGGTCAATCCGGGCATGGTGCTGATGTACCACGCACAGGAAAAGATCATCAACACGCCGGGGTCGGAGATCACCGGTGCGCGCGGCGGCATCCACAACTCGGTCACCCGCATCGTGCTGAAGCCGACGCACATGATCGGCGGCTATGCCCAGCTGAGCTACGGCTTCAACTACTACGGAACCATCGGCACCAACCGCGACGAGTTCGTCGTCGTGCGCAAGATGAAGCGCATCGACTGGCTCGACGGCGAAGCCGCTGCCACCGATACCGCCCACGCCTAA
- the narJ gene encoding nitrate reductase molybdenum cofactor assembly chaperone gives MTHTLRACALLIGYPDASLRGLLPDLRLALHDEAALSASRLAELDALIDTLQQQPALDGEAAYVELFDRGRSTSLHLFEHVHGDSRDRGPAMIDLAQTYEKAGLFLSAGELPDYLPVVLEFASTQPPKEARAFLAEMTHILNALFTALVKRESRYASVVGALIELAGERAHAVKIQPDEALDDSWAEPLAFDGCSSHGQAKPGTPQPINLVRKSSATQGVQP, from the coding sequence ATGACCCACACGCTGCGCGCCTGCGCGCTGCTGATCGGCTACCCGGACGCCAGCCTGCGCGGACTGCTGCCCGACCTGCGCCTGGCGCTGCACGACGAGGCGGCGCTGTCGGCCTCCCGTCTGGCCGAGCTGGATGCGCTGATCGACACGCTGCAGCAGCAGCCCGCGCTCGATGGCGAAGCCGCCTACGTCGAACTGTTCGACCGCGGCCGTTCGACCTCGCTGCACCTGTTCGAACACGTGCATGGCGATTCGCGCGACCGCGGGCCGGCGATGATCGATCTGGCGCAGACCTACGAGAAAGCCGGCCTCTTCCTGTCCGCCGGCGAACTGCCGGATTACCTGCCGGTGGTGCTCGAATTCGCCTCGACCCAGCCGCCGAAGGAGGCGCGCGCCTTCCTCGCCGAAATGACGCACATCCTGAATGCGTTGTTCACGGCGCTGGTCAAGCGCGAAAGCCGCTACGCGAGCGTGGTCGGCGCGCTGATCGAACTGGCCGGCGAACGCGCCCACGCGGTGAAGATCCAGCCCGACGAAGCGCTCGACGACAGCTGGGCCGAACCACTCGCCTTCGACGGCTGCTCCTCGCACGGCCAGGCCAAGCCCGGCACACCGCAGCCCATCAACCTCGTCCGCAAGTCCTCCGCCACTCAAGGAGTACAACCATGA